ACGGCTTCCTCGCCGGCCCCTTGCCCTGAGCAGCCGACAGGCGCATTATTCATCACATGATGAATTCCGTGGTCGCGATCGACGGACTCCGCGTCGTGCGCGGCGGGCGCCCGGTCCTCGACGGCCTCGACCTCGCGGTCGGGCCCGGCGTGACCGGCCTGCTCGGCCCGTCCGGCTGCGGCAAGTCCACGCTGCTGCGCAGCGTCGTCGGCGTGCAGCGGGTGGCCGGTGGCACGGTCACGGTCCTCGGCGAGCCGGCCGGGAGCCCGCCCCTGCGCGACCGGGTCGGCTACCAGACCCAGTCCTCCAGCGTGTACGACGACCTGACGGTCTCGGAGAACCTCCGCTTCTTCGCCCGGGTGCTCGGGCGGCCGGCCGCCTCCGTCGAGGAGGCCGTGACGGCGGTCGACCTGACCGGTCACCACGGCCAGGTCGTCGGCCGGCTCAGCGGCGGGCAGCGCTCCCGCGTCGGGCTGGCCGTCGCGCTGCTCGGCAGGCCCGACCTGCTGGTGCTCGACGAGCCGACGGTCGGCCTCGACCCGGTGCTGCGGCGGGACCTGTGGGCGCTCTTCCACCGGATCGCCGGCGCGGGCACGGCCGTCCTCGTCTCGAGCCACGTGATGGACGAGGCCGAGCGGTGCGACCAGCTGCTGCTGATGCGGGAGGGCCGGATCATCGCCCAGGACACCCCGGCGGCGATCAAGGCGCAGGCCGGCACCGACGACGTGGAGGGCGCCTTCCTCGCGCTGGTGGAGCGGGCCGGAGGTGCCGCCGCATGACCACCGCCGTCACGCCCCGGGTCACCCTCGCGGTCGCCGCCCGCGTGCTCACCCAGCTGCGTCGAGACCACCGCACGCTGGCGATGCTGCTCGTCCTGCCCTGCCTGCTGCAGGCGCTGCTGTGGTGGATCTTCGAGTCGACGCCGCTGGTCTTCGACCGGATCGGCCCGGCCCTGCTGGCGATCTTCCCGTTCTTCGTGATGTTCCTCGTCACCAGCATCACCACGCTGCGCGAGCGCTCCAGCGGCACGCTGGAGCGGCTGTTCACGATGCCGATGGGCCGCCTCGACTTCCTCTCCGGCTACGCCCTCGCCTTCGGCGCGGTCGCCGCCGTCCAGGCCGCCGTCGCCGCATCGGTGGCGCTGGTGCTGCTCGACCTCGACGTCCGCGGGCCCGCTGTCCTGCTGGGGGTGGTCGGCGTGGCGGACGCGGTGCTCGGCACCGCCCTCGGCCTCTTCGTGTCGGCCTTCGCGCGCACGGAGTTCCAGGCCGTGCAGTTCCTGCCGGCGATCGTGGTGCCGCAGATCCTCCTCTGCGGACTGCTCGTGCCCCGCGACGACCTGCCACGGGTGCTCGAGGTGGTCTCCGACGTGATGCCGCTGTCCTGGGCGGTCGACGCCATGGAGCAGCTCGCGACCACCAGCGCCACGGGACAGGTGTGGCGCGACATCGCGGTGGTGGCCGGCTTCGCCGTGGCCGCGCTCGCGCTCGGGGCGGCGACCCTGCGGCGTCGTACCGACTGACGGCGCGGCGCCCGCAGGCCGTGGGCCTGCGGGCGCCGGTGCCGCCGTGCGTCAGTGCGTGGGCAGCTCGTCGCCGTCCGTCGCGCCGGCCTGCGCCGCCGCCCGCTCCTCGCGTCGTACGGCGATCAGGCTGGTGACCGTGGTGACGGCCAGGACGCCCACGACGACGGCGAGGGAGGTGCGGTTGCCGATCCCGGGGACGCCGTCCCACTGGGTCTGGGCCCAGTGCAGGACCAGCTTGACGCCGATGAAGCCGAGGATGACCGACAGGCCGTAGGACAGGTGGACCAGCTTGGCGAGCAGGCCCTCGATCACGAAGTAGAGCGCCCGGAGGCCGAGCAGGGCGAAGGCGTTGGTCGCGAAGACCAGGTACGGGTCGGCGGTGATGCCGTACACGGCGGGCACCGAGTCGACGGCGAAGACGATGTCGGTCATGAACACCGCGACGGTCACCAGGGCCAGCGGGGTCAGGGCGCGACGTCCGGCCTGCTTCACCGTCATCCGCGTGCCCCGGTAGTCCTCGGTGACCGGCCAGAAGCGGCGCAGGACCTTCACCACGCGCATGTCGTTAGGGTCCGGCTCCTCCTCGGCCTCACCGCTGAGGGCGTCCTTGAGCAGCTTCGCGCCCGTGGCCAGCAGGATGACGCCGAAGATGAGGAAGACAAAGGTGAACGCCGAGAGCGCGGCCGCGCCGAGCGCGATGAAGATGCCGCGGAGCACCAGCGCCCCGATGATGCCGAACAGCAGCACCCGCTGCTGCAGGGCCTTCGGGACGGCGAAGGCGGAGAGCAGCAGCATGAAGACGAACAGGTTGTCGACGCTCAGCGACTTCTCGACGATGTAGCCGGTGTAGTAGCCGACCCCGATCTCGCTCCCGTGGGCCTTGAGCACCCAGACGCCGAACGCGACCGGCAGCGAGATGTAGAACAGCGACCAGAGCGCCGCCTCCCGCATCGACACCTCGTGCGGCTTGCGGGTCGCGAGGAAGTCGAGGGCCAGGAGGCCGATGACGGCGGCGATGGTGAGCGCCCAGAGCGTCGGCGTACCGATGCTGTCGAGGCCGGTCGCGACCGTCTCGGTGGCGGCAAAGGGGGTGATGGACACAGGAATCTCCTCGTGCTTGTAGGCACGAGGTCTCCCTCACCGCTCGGACCACGACGTGGACCGCACGGCCTCCACCCGGGGAACCGGTTGCGGCTCCGTACTGACCGGGGAAGAGTCTCGAGGTACTCCCCTCACCGAGAAGGATACCTGCCCACCCAAGGAGACCAGAAGTCGTCGCGCGAGGGACTCCCTCGTCAGGGACCCACCCGCCCCGCCGACCGGCTTCGCCGTAGATTCGGGGGCATGAGACCGGTCCGGGAGGCGCTCCTCCTGCTGTCGCGCAGCGGTGCGGTGAAGGGACTCGTCTCGACCCTGCCGATCTCGTCGGCGATCGTGCGCGGCTACGTGCCCGGCGAGACGGTGCGCGAGGCGCTCGACGTCGTCGCGACGCTGGCCGCCGAGGGGATCGACACGACGATCGACCACCTCGGCGAGGAGACGCTCGACGAGGCGCAGGCGACCGCGGCCGTGCAGGCCTACCGGATCCTGCTCGACAAGATCGCCGACGCCGGGCTCGGCGGGCGGGCCGAGGTCTCGGTCAAGCTCACCGCGATCGGCCTGCGGCTGCCCGACGGCGAGCGGATCGCGCTCGAGAACGCCCGCAAGATCTGTCGTGCCGCCGCCGGTGCGGGCACCACGGTCACCATCGACATGGAGGACCACACCACGACCGACGCCACGCTCGCGATCGTGCGCGCGCTGCGCGAGGACTTCCCCGGCACGGGCGCCGTGCTGCAGGCCTACCTCCACCGCACCGAGGCCGACTGCCGCTCCCTCGCGTACGACGGCAGCCGGGTCCGCCTCTGCAAGGGCGCCTACGACGAGCCCGCCGAGGTCGCGTTCACCGACCCCGGCGACGTGGACCGCTCCTACGTCCGTTGCCTCAAGGCGCTCTTCGCCGGTGACGGGTACCCGATGGTCGCGACCCACGACCCCCGGCTCATCGAGATCACCGCCGCGCTCGCCAGCCGCTACGGCCGCGCGCCCGGCACCTACGAGTTCCAGATGCTCTACGGCGTGCGGCCGGCCGAGCAGCGTCGGCTGGCCGCCGCCGGCGAGCGGGTCCGTGTCTACCTGCCCTACGGCGCGCAGTGGTACGGCTACCTCGTGCGGCGACTGGCGGAGCGTCCCCGGAACCTGTCACTCTTCCTGACGTCCCTGGTCTCCAAGAAGTGAGCGAGTCACCGCAGTGAGCAAGCGCACCGCCGTCATCGGTGCCGGTGTGATGGGGGAGACGCTGCTCTCCGGCCTCATCCGCGCCGGCCGCAGCGCCGAGGACCTGGTCGTCGTCGAGAAGCGCGAGGAGCGCGCCGCCGAGCTGGCCGCCAAGTACGGCGTCCCGGTGGTCGCCGACGTCGCGGCCGCCGCCGAGGCCGACACCGTGCTGCTGGTCGTCAAGCCGCAGGACATGGCCGACGTGCTCGCCGAGATCGGCCCCGCGCTGCGCCCCGGCCAGCTGCTCGTCTCGCTCGCCGCCGGCATCACCACCTCGTTCATCGAGTCCCGGGTGCCCGCGGGCGTCGCGGTCGTGCGCGTCATGCCCAACACCCCGGCGCTCGTCGACGAGGGCATGGCGGCGATCTCGCCCGGCACCCACTGCGACGAGGGGCACCTCGTCGAGGCCGAGGACCTGCTCACCTCGGTCGGCCACGTGGTGCGCGTGCCCGAGAAGCAGCAGGACGCGGTCACCGCGATCAGCGGCTCCGGCCCCGCCTACATCTTCTTCGTCGTCGAGGCGATGATCGAGGCAGGCGTCCACCTCGGCCTGCCCCGCACGATCGCCCACGAGCTGGCCGTGCAGACCGTCGTCGGCTCGGCCGCGATGCTGCGCGAGACCAACGAGCACCCCGCGGTGCTGCGCGAGCAGGTCACCTCGCCCGGAGGTACGACGGCCGCGGCGCTGCGCGAGCTCGAGGTGCACCGGGTGCGGGCGGCCTTCCTGGCCGCCCTGGAGGCGGCCCGGGACCGGTCCGCCGAGCTCGGCAGCTAGGACCTCGCGAGCGGCGTCAGCTCGCCGCTGCCGCCTGCCAGGCCAGCTCGGCCAGGCCGCGCACGGCCACCACGCCGGGCGGGGTGCGGCGGGCGTCGTACCGTCCGTGGCGGTCGAGCAGCCGCGCCTGAAGGCCGGCCTCGCGCGCGCCGAGCACGTCGTGGCGCAGCGAGTCGCCGACCATCAGGGTGCGTGCCGGGTCGGCGCCGAGGCGCGCGCACGCGGTGAGGTAGGAGCGCGGGTCGGGCTTGGCCGCCGGCAGGCTCGAGGAGGCGAAGACGGGGACGTCGGCGCGCAGGAGTCCGGTGCGGCGCAGCTTCTCGGTCTGGATCGCCTGGTCGCCGTTGGTGAGGATGCCGACCGGGAGCCCGGCGCGCAGGGCGCGCTCGATCGTGGCCGCGGCGTCGGCGAAGGCCCGCCACGCGGCCTGGTAGCAGCCCAGGAAGCCGGCGAAGACGTCGTCGGCCAGGGCGTCGTCGGCCAGGTCCCAGCCGGGCAGGAACTCCCGGATCCGCACCCGGCGCTGCTCGGCGTGGGTCAGCTCGCGGCGCTGGGCGCGCTCGTAGTGGCGCGCCTCGAGCACGAACCACCGCTCGACGAGCTCCTCGAGGGCGGCGGGGGAGTCGGCCAGGCCCAGCCCGGACAGCCACGTCCGCAGGCCGCGGTCGGCCGCGCCGCGGTGGTCCACCAGCGTGTCGTCCAGGTCGAGCAGCAGGGCCTGGATCGTCATGACGAGCAGTCTGCCAGCGACCGCCGACAGCACCACGACGGGATGACAACCGTGTAGTTCACGAGGGTCGGATCCGGCCGGGTCAAGCCGACACGCCGCGCCCCAAAAGTTTCACAGGTCAAACTCTTCCCCACGAGTCACATCCGGCCCTATTCTCACGCAGAGGCGTCCGCAGGGTTCACAGCTGGGGAAGGCGGTGACGGACGCGCAGAAAGCGTGGTTGTCATGGCTCCTACGTCGCGCGAGCGCACCGAGTCCCTCCCAGACCCGAAGTTCCTCACCATCGCCGAGGTCGCCTCGGTGATGCGGGTCTCCAAGATGACGGTCTACCGCCTGGTCCACAACGGAGAGCTCCCCGCGGTGCGGGTCGGCCGCTCGTTCCGGGTCACCGAGGACAACGTCAACGAGTACCTCCGCAAGTCGTTCTACTCCGCCGGCTGACGGCGGTTCGCGGAGCTGCATGAATCCCCGGTCGACCGGGGATTCATGCACTTGTCGGGCGTTGCAACACCTGACAAGTGCTGGAGTTCCCGGTCGACCGGGGATTCATGCAGCAGGCCGCACCGACCGCCGTGATGCGATCTTCATCCCATCGCAGCCGCTGATTCACCGCGCCCCGCGGGGGCCCGATAGGCTGACCCGGAGCTCCGGGGTGTGCCCGGAGCGTCGTAGCACCGTCGGGCGAGCCTCGTCCGACGCTCTGGAGAGGTTCCACGTGGGTTCTGTCATCAAGAAGCGTCGCAAGCGCATGGCGAAGAAGAAGCACCGCAAGCTGCTGAAGAAGACGCGCGTCCAGCGTCGCAAGCTCGGCAAGTAACGCCAGCCTGCCGTCGCCGGTGCGCGCCTCGCGCACCGGCCGCACCCTGAGGAGTCAGCGGATGGGCACCGGTCGCACGGTCCTGGTCACCGGGGTCTCGCGAGACCTCGGCCGGACCTTCGCGCGCACGCTCGCCAATGACCCCGGGGTCGACCGCGTCGTCGGTGTCGACGTGGTCCCGCCGCGAGGCGACCTCGGCGACGTCACCTTCGTGCGTGCCGACATCCGCAACCCGGTGATCGCCAAGGTGATCGCCAAGGAGGACGTCGACACGGTCGTCCACATGAGCGTCATCGCCACGCCCGGCTCCGCCGGCGCGCGCGGCACGATGAAGGAGCTCAACGTCATCGGGACGATGCAGCTCCTCGCGGCCTGCCAGAAGTCCGAGCAGGTCCGCCAGCTCGTGGTGAAGTCCTCGACGACCGCCTACGGCGCGAGCAGCCGCGACCCCGCGATGTTCACCGAGGACATGGAGCCGCGCCGGCCCCCGCGCAGCGGCTACGCCAAGGACGTCAACGAGGTCGAGCGCTACGTGCGCGGCTTCGCGCGACGTCGCCCCGACGCCACGGTCACCCTGCTGCGCTGCGCCAACGTGATCGGGCCCCGCGTGGTGAGCCCCCTGGCGTCGTACTTCCGCCTGCCGGTGATCCCCACCGTCCTCGGCTTCGACCCGCGCCTGCAGTTCCTGCACGAGACCGACCTCAACCGGGTGCTGCGGCACGCGGTGCTGAGCAACGTCCCCGGCACGTTCAACATCGCCGGCGACGGTCTCCTGATGCTCTCCCAGGCCCTGCGCCGGATGGGTCGCACCAGCGTCCCCCTCCCGGGCCCCGCCTTCGGCGGCGTGGGCGGGATCCTCAAGTCGGCGCGGATGGCCGACCTCTCGCCCGAGCTGGTCGCCTTCCTGACCTACGGCCGTGGCGTCGACACGACCCGGATGCGCACCGAACTCGGCTTCGAGCCGACGTACTCGACGGCGGCGGCGTTCGCCGAGTTCGTCGCCACGATCCCGCCGGGCTCCCGCCGCACCGACCGTGTGCTGGGCGCCCTGGCCGACCACCTCCCGCCGGTCGACGACGACCGTCCCGCCCAGCTCACCGTTGCCGGAGGCAAGGATGGCTGACGCCGAGATCATCCCGATCGGTACCCGCGGACGTCCCGGACGCGGCACCGGCACCCGCCCGTCGTCGGCGGCCCGCGGCCTCGCGCCCAAGTCCGGTACGCCGCGCAAGCCCGCCTCGGACGCCCCCGCCACCGCGGACGCCGCGAAGCCCGCGTCGCCGGCCGCGAAGCAGGCGTCCGAGCAGGCCTCGAAGCAGCCGACGGCGCCGCGCCCCGCACCGGCCGCGAAGAAGCCGGCCCCGCGCAAGCAGGCCGCCCCGAAGCCGGTGGCGCCCGCCCCGGAGCCGGTCATCGCGACCGCTTCCCTGCTCGACGGCCTCGGCCAGGACGCGCCGTCGACGGTCCCAGCGGCCCGCACCGAGGAGCGCGGCCTCAGCCCGCTGGCCGGCATCCCCGTCGGCGACTGGCTGGCCGCCTTCCAGCACGCCGCGCGCGAGCTGTTCGGCGACCAGTGGGAGCCGCAGCTCGCCCGCTTCCTGGCCTTCCTGCGCCGGCGCCTGACCGGCGACTACACCGTCGACGAGTACGGCTTCGACGCCGAGGTCACCGAGCGCTTCTTCATGGCGGCGCTGCGCCCGATCGCGCAGAAGTGGTTCCGCATCGAGGTGCGCGGTGTCGAGAACATCCCCACCGAGGGCGGGGCGCTGGTCGTGTCCAACCACTCGGGCACGATCCCGGTCGACGGCCTGATGACGATGGTCTCGATCCACGACCACGCCGGGCGCCACCTGCGCCCGCTCGGCGCCGACCTGGTCTTCCGCCTGCCCGTCGTCGGCTCGCTCGCCCGCAAGGGCGGCGCAACGCTGGCGTGCAACG
Above is a genomic segment from Nocardioides aromaticivorans containing:
- a CDS encoding ABC transporter ATP-binding protein, which produces MMNSVVAIDGLRVVRGGRPVLDGLDLAVGPGVTGLLGPSGCGKSTLLRSVVGVQRVAGGTVTVLGEPAGSPPLRDRVGYQTQSSSVYDDLTVSENLRFFARVLGRPAASVEEAVTAVDLTGHHGQVVGRLSGGQRSRVGLAVALLGRPDLLVLDEPTVGLDPVLRRDLWALFHRIAGAGTAVLVSSHVMDEAERCDQLLLMREGRIIAQDTPAAIKAQAGTDDVEGAFLALVERAGGAAA
- a CDS encoding ABC transporter permease; translation: MTTAVTPRVTLAVAARVLTQLRRDHRTLAMLLVLPCLLQALLWWIFESTPLVFDRIGPALLAIFPFFVMFLVTSITTLRERSSGTLERLFTMPMGRLDFLSGYALAFGAVAAVQAAVAASVALVLLDLDVRGPAVLLGVVGVADAVLGTALGLFVSAFARTEFQAVQFLPAIVVPQILLCGLLVPRDDLPRVLEVVSDVMPLSWAVDAMEQLATTSATGQVWRDIAVVAGFAVAALALGAATLRRRTD
- a CDS encoding TerC/Alx family metal homeostasis membrane protein, whose product is MSITPFAATETVATGLDSIGTPTLWALTIAAVIGLLALDFLATRKPHEVSMREAALWSLFYISLPVAFGVWVLKAHGSEIGVGYYTGYIVEKSLSVDNLFVFMLLLSAFAVPKALQQRVLLFGIIGALVLRGIFIALGAAALSAFTFVFLIFGVILLATGAKLLKDALSGEAEEEPDPNDMRVVKVLRRFWPVTEDYRGTRMTVKQAGRRALTPLALVTVAVFMTDIVFAVDSVPAVYGITADPYLVFATNAFALLGLRALYFVIEGLLAKLVHLSYGLSVILGFIGVKLVLHWAQTQWDGVPGIGNRTSLAVVVGVLAVTTVTSLIAVRREERAAAQAGATDGDELPTH
- a CDS encoding proline dehydrogenase family protein, with protein sequence MRPVREALLLLSRSGAVKGLVSTLPISSAIVRGYVPGETVREALDVVATLAAEGIDTTIDHLGEETLDEAQATAAVQAYRILLDKIADAGLGGRAEVSVKLTAIGLRLPDGERIALENARKICRAAAGAGTTVTIDMEDHTTTDATLAIVRALREDFPGTGAVLQAYLHRTEADCRSLAYDGSRVRLCKGAYDEPAEVAFTDPGDVDRSYVRCLKALFAGDGYPMVATHDPRLIEITAALASRYGRAPGTYEFQMLYGVRPAEQRRLAAAGERVRVYLPYGAQWYGYLVRRLAERPRNLSLFLTSLVSKK
- the proC gene encoding pyrroline-5-carboxylate reductase codes for the protein MSKRTAVIGAGVMGETLLSGLIRAGRSAEDLVVVEKREERAAELAAKYGVPVVADVAAAAEADTVLLVVKPQDMADVLAEIGPALRPGQLLVSLAAGITTSFIESRVPAGVAVVRVMPNTPALVDEGMAAISPGTHCDEGHLVEAEDLLTSVGHVVRVPEKQQDAVTAISGSGPAYIFFVVEAMIEAGVHLGLPRTIAHELAVQTVVGSAAMLRETNEHPAVLREQVTSPGGTTAAALRELEVHRVRAAFLAALEAARDRSAELGS
- a CDS encoding HAD family hydrolase — translated: MTIQALLLDLDDTLVDHRGAADRGLRTWLSGLGLADSPAALEELVERWFVLEARHYERAQRRELTHAEQRRVRIREFLPGWDLADDALADDVFAGFLGCYQAAWRAFADAAATIERALRAGLPVGILTNGDQAIQTEKLRRTGLLRADVPVFASSSLPAAKPDPRSYLTACARLGADPARTLMVGDSLRHDVLGAREAGLQARLLDRHGRYDARRTPPGVVAVRGLAELAWQAAAAS
- a CDS encoding helix-turn-helix domain-containing protein, which translates into the protein MAPTSRERTESLPDPKFLTIAEVASVMRVSKMTVYRLVHNGELPAVRVGRSFRVTEDNVNEYLRKSFYSAG
- a CDS encoding 30S ribosomal protein bS22, which produces MGSVIKKRRKRMAKKKHRKLLKKTRVQRRKLGK
- a CDS encoding NAD-dependent epimerase/dehydratase family protein, producing MGTGRTVLVTGVSRDLGRTFARTLANDPGVDRVVGVDVVPPRGDLGDVTFVRADIRNPVIAKVIAKEDVDTVVHMSVIATPGSAGARGTMKELNVIGTMQLLAACQKSEQVRQLVVKSSTTAYGASSRDPAMFTEDMEPRRPPRSGYAKDVNEVERYVRGFARRRPDATVTLLRCANVIGPRVVSPLASYFRLPVIPTVLGFDPRLQFLHETDLNRVLRHAVLSNVPGTFNIAGDGLLMLSQALRRMGRTSVPLPGPAFGGVGGILKSARMADLSPELVAFLTYGRGVDTTRMRTELGFEPTYSTAAAFAEFVATIPPGSRRTDRVLGALADHLPPVDDDRPAQLTVAGGKDG
- a CDS encoding lysophospholipid acyltransferase family protein, whose translation is MADAEIIPIGTRGRPGRGTGTRPSSAARGLAPKSGTPRKPASDAPATADAAKPASPAAKQASEQASKQPTAPRPAPAAKKPAPRKQAAPKPVAPAPEPVIATASLLDGLGQDAPSTVPAARTEERGLSPLAGIPVGDWLAAFQHAARELFGDQWEPQLARFLAFLRRRLTGDYTVDEYGFDAEVTERFFMAALRPIAQKWFRIEVRGVENIPTEGGALVVSNHSGTIPVDGLMTMVSIHDHAGRHLRPLGADLVFRLPVVGSLARKGGATLACNEDAERMLRGGELVGVWPEGFKGIGKPFSERYKLQRFGRGGFVSAALRTGVPIIPLSVVGAEEIYPLVGNIPSLARLLGVPYIPITPFFPLLGPLGLVPLPSKWLLEFGEPIRTDEYDDGAAEDPMLVFNVTDQVRETIQQTLYSLLMQRESVFK